In the Mastacembelus armatus chromosome 17, fMasArm1.2, whole genome shotgun sequence genome, one interval contains:
- the dhx30 gene encoding ATP-dependent RNA helicase DHX30 isoform X2 — protein MGVIGPNNQLPRKRAGRGRQGLQSPGYDNEHKLWTDNHLVSRAKTDDDDEQHLPSVEDAFNVSEALSLFPQPKSLLTRIIQVATSSNRIRELMHFRTTGGKLKKCELTLHWPEELTFTATASNRVTAEKTAAALACMKMKELELLDKDNNPLTHAKYHREKVKEAGERERRPLSLEIPKYLQEHMREYLTQYPVATEVQKVWEEEEAKGQQMVNQEDEEEGEDMVTDAITGRPYRPLSKQEAQELSAYLQEKWERANPVLSVELPVDAHRHGVVSAVQSSRVVVIAGETGCGKTTRIPRLLLEECVRGGEGAKCNVLVTQPRRISAVSVAHRVAHEMGSALKHSVGYQVRLESRPPEQSGGAVLFLTVGVLLRKLQSNPTLEGISHVVVDEVHERDINTDLLLALLRSCLNENPDLRVVLMSATGDNQRLARYFGGCPIVKVPGFMHPVKDKYLEDVLREMRRPLPDQERVETDGQFKGGRDEVAPDLDLVADVIEHIDRRGEPGAVLCFLPGWQDIKAVQQKLEEKPHFSSGSQMILPLHSSLSVADQQLVFKRPQVGQRKIVLTTNIAETSITIDDIVHVVDAGTHKEQNYDPQTKVSCLDTVWISRSNVTQRKGRAGRCQPGHSYHLFPQKQLESMTPFPIPEILRTPLESLVLQAKIHSPNSKAVDFLSQVLDSPDQEAVRDAVQNLQNIGVLDKTESLTPLGERVACMSCDPRLGKVLVLSTMFRCVLPMLSVAACLTRDPFHNSLQNRALVNKTKEALSGSSCSDYLMFSRAVLGWRRVQWDGNRESREEYLDTHTLSRPSLRFINGLISQFSENLREAELVSRASECQDHTSLYNEQSNEDELLKAVMLAGLYPNLIQVKKGVVTKGGRFRPNNMSFRTLSGPVLLHRSSVNRGKHELPSRWLTFFSAVRSNGNVFIRDSSAVHPLALLLLTDCDIIETVKADRVEVSFPGRSLVRCELSLETWELLWELRTSLQTMLYRNLNNPNSAVIHSSQDGKLISLLVELLNNTDSNPFVQNHNSDSDVD, from the exons ATGGGTGTAATTGGCCCCAACAATCAGCTCCCCAGGAAGAGAGCTGGTCGGGGAAGACAAGGGCTGCAATCACCTGGTTATGACAATGAGCACAAGCTGTGGACAGATAATCACCTTGTGTCTAGAGCTAAAACAGATGACGATGATGAACAACATTTGCCCTCTGTGGAAGATGCCTTCAATGTCTCTGAAGCTCTTTCCCTGTTTCCTCAACCAAAATCTCTCCTGACCAGGATCATTCAGGTGGCAACATCATCTAACAGAATCAGG GAGCTAATGCATTTCAGAACAACAGGAGGGAAACTAAAGAAGTGTGAACTGACCCTGCACTGGCCCGAGGAGTTGACGTTCACAGCCACAGCGAGCAACAGAGTGACAGCAGAGAAGACGGCTGCAGCTCTTGCCTGCATGAAGATGAAG GAGCTGGAGCTGCTAGACAAAGACAACAACCCGCTGACTCATGCCAAGTACCACCGTGAGAAGGTGAAGGAGGCTGGAGAGAGGGAACGACGCCCCCTCTCACTAGAAATCCCAAAATACTTGCAGGAACACATGAGAGAATATCTCACCCAG TACCCAGTGGCAACAGAAGTTCAGAAAGtgtgggaggaggaagaggcgAAAGGACAACAGATGGTAAAccaggaggatgaagaagaaggagaagacaTGGTGACAGATGCCATCACAGGCAGGCCATACAGACCTTTGTCTAAGCAAGAGGCTCAAGAGCTCAGTGCGTACCTGCAGGAGAAATGGGAGAGAGCAAACCCTGTGCTCAGTGTGGAGCTCCCGGTTGATGCCCATCGTCACGGTGTGGTCTCTGCAGTACAGTCCTCAAGGGTGGTTGTGATCGCTGGTGAAACAGGATGTGGTAAAACGACCCGGATCCCCCGCTTACTGCTGGAGGAGTGTGTGAGAGGTGGGGAGGGAGCTAAGTGCAACGTCCTGGTGACCCAGCCTCGTCGGATCAGCGCTGTTTCCGTGGCCCACCGTGTTGCTCATGAGATGGGTTCAGCTCTAAAACACTCTGTGGGATATCAG GTAAGGCTCGAGAGCCGACCACCAGAGCAGAGTGGAGGAGCCGTACTGTTTCTCACAGTGGGTGTGTTGCTGAGGAAGCTGCAGTCGAACCCAACCCTTGAGGGAATCAGCCACGTGGTGGTGGATGAGGTCCATGAGAGagacataaacacagacttGTTGCTGGCCTTACTGCGCTCATGTTTAAATGAGAATCCTGACCTACGAGTGGTGCTTATGAGTGCCACTGGAGACAACCAGAGGCTGGCCCGATATTTTGGAGGCTGCCCAATTGTAAAGGTTCCTGGGTTCATGCACCCAGTGAAAGACAAATACCTGGAGGATGTGCTAAGAGAGATGAGACGCCCACTACCAGATCAAGAGAGAGTGGAGACAGATGGCCAG TTTAAGGGAGGAAGAGATGAGGTTGCACCAGATCTAGATTTAGTAGCCGACGTAATCGAGCACATTGACAGACGTGGAGAGCCAG GGGCAGTGTTGTGTTTCCTCCCTGGATGGCAGGACATTAAGGCAGTTCAGCAGAAACTCGAGGAGAAGCCCCACTTTTCCTCAGGCTCGCAGATGATCCTGCCAT tgcATTCTAGTTTATCAGTGGCAGACCAGCAGTTAGTGTTCAAGCGTCCCCAGGTGGGCCAGAGGAAGATCGTGCTCACCACCAACATTGCAGAGACTTCCATCACAATAGATGACATTGTTCATGTGGTGGATGCTGGGACtcacaaagaacaaaactaTGACCCACAGACTAAG GTCTCCTGTCTGGACACAGTTTGGATATCACGGTCTAATGTTACTCAAAGAAAAGGGAGAGCAGGACGATGCCAGCCAGGCCATTCTTACCACCTGTTCCCACAAAAACAGCTGGAGTCCATGACTCCCTTCCCAATCCCAGAGATCCTGCGGACCCCACTGGAGAGTTTAGTATTACAGGCCAAAATCCACAGCCCTAACAGCAAG GCTGTAGATTTTTTATCCCAAGTTTTGGACAGTCCAGACCAAGAAGCTGTGAGAGATGCTGTCCAAAATCTGCAAAATATAG GAGTTCTGGACAAGACAGAAAGCCTGACACCTTTAGGAGAGCGTGTTGCCTGTATGTCATGTGACCCTCGGCTGGGCAAAGTGTTGGTTCTGAGTACCATGTTTAGATGTGTTCTGCCTATGTTGTCTGTAGCTGCCTGTCTGACCAGAGACCCCTTTCACAACAGCCTGCAGAACAGAGCACTAGTCAACAAG ACAAAAGAGGCTCTGAGTGGCTCCTCTTGCAGTGACTATTTGATGTTCAGTAGAGCTGTGTTGGGCTGGAGGAGAGTTCAGTGGGATGGcaacagagagagcagagaagaaTATTTGGATACACACACTCTGTCCAGGCCCAGCCTTCGATTTATCAATG GTCTCATCTCTCAGTTTAGTGAGAACCTACGTGAAGCTGAGCTGGTTTCTCGTGCCAGTGAGTGCCAGGATCACACCTCCCTCTACAATGAACAAAGCAATGAGGATGAGCTGCTTAAAGCTGTGATGCTGGCTGGACTTTATCCCAACCTCATTCAA gtgAAGAAAGGTGTTGTGACCAAAGGAGGGCGTTTTCGCCCAAACAATATGTCCTTCCGCACACTCAGTGGACCAGTGCTGCTTCACCGCTCTTCAGTGAACAG AGGAAAACATGAGCTCCCTAGTCGATGGTTGACCTTCTTTAGCGCAGTCAGATCCAATGGAAATGTTTTCATCAGAGACTCATCTGCTGTCCATCCACTCGCTCTGCTTCTGCTCACAGACTGTGATATCATAGAGACAG TGAAAGCAGACAGAGTGGAAGTGTCATTTCCTGGACGCTCTCTTGTGCGCTGTGAGTTGTCGCTTGAGACATGGGAGCTCCTGTGGGAGCTGCGTACTTCCCTTCAGACCATGTTGTACCGAAACCTCAACAACCCCAACAGTGCAGTCATCCACTCTTCTCAAGATGGGAAGCTCATCTCCTTACTTGTGGAGCTGCTCAACAATACAGACTCAAACCCATTTGTTCAGAATCACAACAGCGACAGTGATGTGGATTGA
- the LOC113134074 gene encoding alanine aminotransferase 2, protein MSVLQQISPHVKNIKPLDYALLTKRANQIKEELRQGVKKPYKQLLDLTWGDSHRTGVKPLSFVRQVLAACLYPELLNSDKLPMDVKQRAKRLLGICGGGSIGSYTATAGIPEVLHRIAEFLTRRDCGAPSYPKNIFISPGCQWSLMNILKVLVNSEASPRIGVLTPVPCYPTTTQSIMGLGGVVVPYHLSEKQGWELQIEELHRALESAKGVCNPFALYVINPGNPSGNVQSRKSIEEVIKFASEKRLFLLADEIYQDLVYGEKSEFISYKRVLTEMGPPFSNTVELASFHSISKGFTGECGLRGGYVELVNLDPAVMKHIYKLFSKDICAPVLGQIALELMVNPPQPGDPSSPLYKMETQYIKASLTQNVKRLHDVVNSLPGFCCQPVQGGGFAFPRLNLPTPAIQKAKRAGMQPDTFYSIKLLEDAGVLVTPGCDYGQKEGTHHVRFGIMTSKDIMEEVLKRLTNFHTRFMKDFS, encoded by the exons ATGTCTGTCCTGCAGCAGATCAGTCCACATGTGAAGAACATAAAGCCGCTAGACTACGCGCTGCTGACCAAACGAGCAAACCAGATCAAGGAAGAGCTCAGACAG GGAGTGAAAAAACCATACAAACAACTGTTAGATCTCACTTGGGGCGACTCGCACAGGACAGGTGTGAAACCTCTGTCATTTGTTAGACAG GTTCTTGCAGCATGTCTTTACCCTGAGCTCCTGAACAGCGACAAACTGCCTATGGATGTCAAACAGAGGGCTAAGAGGTTGCTTGGGATATGTGGTGGAGGGAGTATAG GCTCTTACACTGCTACAGCGGGTATACCAGAAGTACTCCACAGAATCGCAGAATTCTTAACGAGACGAGATTGTGGGGCCCCATCTTACCCTAAAAACATATTCATCAGCCCAGGCTGCCAGTGGTCGCTTATG AACATTCTTAAAGTCCTGGTGAACAGCGAAGCTTCACCCAGAATAGGTGTGCTGACTCCAGTGCCATGCTACCCCACAACCACTCAGTCCATTATGGGACTGGGAGGTGTTGTTGTGCCTTACCACCTCAGTGAGAAGCAGGGCTGGGAGCTGCAGATAGAGGAGCTACATCGAGCACTGGAATCTGCAAAGGGAGTCTGTAACCCTTTTGCTCTATATGTCATCAACCCTGGAAACCCATCAG GTAACGTTCAAAGCAGAAAATCAATAGAAGAGGTGATCAAGTTTGCTTCAGAGAAGAGGCTATTCCTTCTGGCGGATGAG ATCTATCAGGACCTTGTATATGGGGAAAAGAGTGAGTTTATCTCCTACAAGAGGGTTTTGACAGAGATGGGTCCTCCTTTCTCAAACACAGTAGAGCTGGCATCCTTTCATTCAATATCCAAAGGCTTCACAGGAGA GTGTGGTCTGCGTGGTGGATATGTGGAGCTGGTAAATCTGGACCCTGCTGTTATGAAACACATCTACAAACTGTTCTCCAAAGACATCTGTGCCCCTGTGTTGGGTCAGATTGCCCTGGAGCTAATGGTGAACCCTCCGCAGCCAGGAGATCCCTCAAGCCCCCTTTATAAAATG GAGACACAATACATCAAGGCCTCACTGACGCAAAATGTAAAGAGACTCCATGATGTTGTAAACAGTTTGCCCGGTTTCTGTTGCCAACCAGTGCAAGGAGGAGGGTTTGCATTCCCCAGACTGAATCTCCCAACTCCAGCCATTCAGAAAGCCAAA aGGGCAGGAATGCAGCCAGATACATTCTACAGTATAAAACTGCTAGAGGATGCTGGTGTTTTAGTCACTCCAGGTTGTGATTACGGGCAGAAAGAAGGGACCCACCACGTTAG ATTCGGCATTATGACATCTAAGGACATCATGGAGGAAGTACTGAAACGCCTGACCAACTTTCACACACGGTTTATGAAGGATTTTTCTTAA
- the sharpin gene encoding ranBP-type and C3HC4-type zinc finger-containing protein 1 isoform X1, with amino-acid sequence MALSSGGWAPPAPAAASSHQAACGGPAPTACCSTVLMSVRVSVCHSGIRPLCLPGAGSEALRLQLSMDPSRAGEFRLALRDTSGSRSVFIAEFDLRSVQYEVKSPRCHEMRLAAPPHDCIRFNFRCDREAEEWATVVMSSLREAHRVANINVCESDGIQHQTTATVEQWNSSSLPLTEELCLDLARAIEAGDTQAASQHASALARQKAVLTIQLSEKNYADGEISLSVVVEDVSSSCCVTVKVFPYMTVAALKQQVFLEYGFHPRVQRWVIGQCLCTEPRSLASYGVQKDGDTAYLYLISARQARMTRQLFQQDLESALLAPPLPLGNGPTSQDWRGYSTLPSRLPHNSQGGGSDRPDDIKDVLDVENLHLNDHTNRASKTQQTEWACPSCTFINKPSRPGCEICATARPDTHIQQEKGRREDRGESGLNSS; translated from the exons ATGGCACTCAGCTCGGGCGGATGGGCTCCCCCAGCCCCGGCCGCTGCTTCGTCCCACCAGGCTGCATGCGGCGGGCCTGCGCCAACAGCTTGCTGCAGTACTGTTTTAATGTCGGTCCGGGTTTCGGTGTGCCATTCCGGGATCAGGCCCCTGTGTCTCCCCGGAGCAGGCAGCGAAGCTCTGCGCCTACAGCTCAGCATGGACCCGAGTCGGGCCGGAGAGTTCCGACTGGCGCTGCGAGATACAAGCGGAAGCCGCAGTGTG TTCATTGCAGAGTTTGACCTGCGTTCGGTGCAGTATGAAGTCAAGTCCCCTCGATGCCATGAGATGCGTcttgctgctcctccacatgaTTGTATCCGCTTCAACTTCCGCTGCGACCGTGAAGCAGAGGAGTGGGCCACGGTGGTGATGTCGTCACTAAGAGAGGCACATAGAG TTGCAAATATTAACGTGTGTGAATCAGATGGCATACAGCACCAAACAACAGCAACTGTGGAGCAGTGGAACTCATCCTCGCTGCCCCTCACCG AGGAACTATGTTTGGATCTCGCCAGGGCGATAGAAGCAGGAGACACTCAGGCTGCTTCACAGCACGCATCCGCTCTGGCTCGACAGAAGGCAGTGCTGACAATTCAGCTGTCAGAAAAGAACTATGCAGACGGAGAGATCAG tttgtctgtggtGGTGGAAGATGTGTCATCATCCTGTTGTGTCACAGTGAAAGTTTTTCCCTACATGACTGTGGCTGCACTAAAgcaacag GTGTTTCTTGAGTATGGCTTTCATCCTCGCGTGCAGCGCTGGGTGATTGGTCAGTGTTTGTGCACCGAGCCGAGGTCATTAGCCTCCTACGGGGTACAGAAGGACGGTGACACAGCGTACCTCTACCTGATATCAGCACGACAGGCCCGAATGACCCGCCAGCTGTTCCAGCAGGACCTGGAGAGCGCCCTCCTTGCCCCACCTCTCCCCCTGGGCAATGGACCCACCTCCCAAGACTGGAGGGGTTACAGCACCCTGCCCTCAAGGCTACCCCACAACAGTCAGG GTGGAGGCAGCGATAGACCAGATGACATCAAAGATGTCCTTGACGTTGAGAATCTGCACTTGAATGATCACACCAACAGAGCTAGTAAAACTCAG CAGACAGAGTGGGCTTGTCCCTCATGCACTTTCATCAACAAGCCGTCTCGTCCAGGCTGTGAAATTTGTGCTACGGCTAgacctgacacacacatccagcag gagaaaggaaggagagaggaccGCGGAGAGTCTGGTTTAAACAGCAGCTGA
- the dhx30 gene encoding ATP-dependent RNA helicase DHX30 isoform X1, translated as MALPGILLVRLKTLYSVGKCFHTKGQTVSRWSGEMRWYRNKAQSIEEHGTSHVQAKRGKVSQNLLTQFPEPKTLLNNTISRSLGVSDLSQHILYSCTEHAGVKKATVTLLWPCRIEEEGFASKKSDAERFAAAAACLKLREMGVIGPNNQLPRKRAGRGRQGLQSPGYDNEHKLWTDNHLVSRAKTDDDDEQHLPSVEDAFNVSEALSLFPQPKSLLTRIIQVATSSNRIRELMHFRTTGGKLKKCELTLHWPEELTFTATASNRVTAEKTAAALACMKMKELELLDKDNNPLTHAKYHREKVKEAGERERRPLSLEIPKYLQEHMREYLTQYPVATEVQKVWEEEEAKGQQMVNQEDEEEGEDMVTDAITGRPYRPLSKQEAQELSAYLQEKWERANPVLSVELPVDAHRHGVVSAVQSSRVVVIAGETGCGKTTRIPRLLLEECVRGGEGAKCNVLVTQPRRISAVSVAHRVAHEMGSALKHSVGYQVRLESRPPEQSGGAVLFLTVGVLLRKLQSNPTLEGISHVVVDEVHERDINTDLLLALLRSCLNENPDLRVVLMSATGDNQRLARYFGGCPIVKVPGFMHPVKDKYLEDVLREMRRPLPDQERVETDGQFKGGRDEVAPDLDLVADVIEHIDRRGEPGAVLCFLPGWQDIKAVQQKLEEKPHFSSGSQMILPLHSSLSVADQQLVFKRPQVGQRKIVLTTNIAETSITIDDIVHVVDAGTHKEQNYDPQTKVSCLDTVWISRSNVTQRKGRAGRCQPGHSYHLFPQKQLESMTPFPIPEILRTPLESLVLQAKIHSPNSKAVDFLSQVLDSPDQEAVRDAVQNLQNIGVLDKTESLTPLGERVACMSCDPRLGKVLVLSTMFRCVLPMLSVAACLTRDPFHNSLQNRALVNKTKEALSGSSCSDYLMFSRAVLGWRRVQWDGNRESREEYLDTHTLSRPSLRFINGLISQFSENLREAELVSRASECQDHTSLYNEQSNEDELLKAVMLAGLYPNLIQVKKGVVTKGGRFRPNNMSFRTLSGPVLLHRSSVNRGKHELPSRWLTFFSAVRSNGNVFIRDSSAVHPLALLLLTDCDIIETVKADRVEVSFPGRSLVRCELSLETWELLWELRTSLQTMLYRNLNNPNSAVIHSSQDGKLISLLVELLNNTDSNPFVQNHNSDSDVD; from the exons CGGCACATCACATGTCCAGGCTAAACGAG GTAAAGTTAGCCAAAACCTCTTGACGCAGTTTCCAGAGCCCAAAACCCTCTTGAATAACACCATCTCCCGGTCACTGGGAGTCAGCGACCTTTCCCAGCACATCCTGTACAGCTGCACCGAACATGCGGGTGTCAAG AAAGCCACTGTCACGCTGCTGTGGCCCTGCAGGATCGAGGAGGAGGGTTTTGCCTCCAAGAAGAGTGATGCAGAACgatttgctgcagctgctgcttgtCTCAAACTCAGA GAAATGGGTGTAATTGGCCCCAACAATCAGCTCCCCAGGAAGAGAGCTGGTCGGGGAAGACAAGGGCTGCAATCACCTGGTTATGACAATGAGCACAAGCTGTGGACAGATAATCACCTTGTGTCTAGAGCTAAAACAGATGACGATGATGAACAACATTTGCCCTCTGTGGAAGATGCCTTCAATGTCTCTGAAGCTCTTTCCCTGTTTCCTCAACCAAAATCTCTCCTGACCAGGATCATTCAGGTGGCAACATCATCTAACAGAATCAGG GAGCTAATGCATTTCAGAACAACAGGAGGGAAACTAAAGAAGTGTGAACTGACCCTGCACTGGCCCGAGGAGTTGACGTTCACAGCCACAGCGAGCAACAGAGTGACAGCAGAGAAGACGGCTGCAGCTCTTGCCTGCATGAAGATGAAG GAGCTGGAGCTGCTAGACAAAGACAACAACCCGCTGACTCATGCCAAGTACCACCGTGAGAAGGTGAAGGAGGCTGGAGAGAGGGAACGACGCCCCCTCTCACTAGAAATCCCAAAATACTTGCAGGAACACATGAGAGAATATCTCACCCAG TACCCAGTGGCAACAGAAGTTCAGAAAGtgtgggaggaggaagaggcgAAAGGACAACAGATGGTAAAccaggaggatgaagaagaaggagaagacaTGGTGACAGATGCCATCACAGGCAGGCCATACAGACCTTTGTCTAAGCAAGAGGCTCAAGAGCTCAGTGCGTACCTGCAGGAGAAATGGGAGAGAGCAAACCCTGTGCTCAGTGTGGAGCTCCCGGTTGATGCCCATCGTCACGGTGTGGTCTCTGCAGTACAGTCCTCAAGGGTGGTTGTGATCGCTGGTGAAACAGGATGTGGTAAAACGACCCGGATCCCCCGCTTACTGCTGGAGGAGTGTGTGAGAGGTGGGGAGGGAGCTAAGTGCAACGTCCTGGTGACCCAGCCTCGTCGGATCAGCGCTGTTTCCGTGGCCCACCGTGTTGCTCATGAGATGGGTTCAGCTCTAAAACACTCTGTGGGATATCAG GTAAGGCTCGAGAGCCGACCACCAGAGCAGAGTGGAGGAGCCGTACTGTTTCTCACAGTGGGTGTGTTGCTGAGGAAGCTGCAGTCGAACCCAACCCTTGAGGGAATCAGCCACGTGGTGGTGGATGAGGTCCATGAGAGagacataaacacagacttGTTGCTGGCCTTACTGCGCTCATGTTTAAATGAGAATCCTGACCTACGAGTGGTGCTTATGAGTGCCACTGGAGACAACCAGAGGCTGGCCCGATATTTTGGAGGCTGCCCAATTGTAAAGGTTCCTGGGTTCATGCACCCAGTGAAAGACAAATACCTGGAGGATGTGCTAAGAGAGATGAGACGCCCACTACCAGATCAAGAGAGAGTGGAGACAGATGGCCAG TTTAAGGGAGGAAGAGATGAGGTTGCACCAGATCTAGATTTAGTAGCCGACGTAATCGAGCACATTGACAGACGTGGAGAGCCAG GGGCAGTGTTGTGTTTCCTCCCTGGATGGCAGGACATTAAGGCAGTTCAGCAGAAACTCGAGGAGAAGCCCCACTTTTCCTCAGGCTCGCAGATGATCCTGCCAT tgcATTCTAGTTTATCAGTGGCAGACCAGCAGTTAGTGTTCAAGCGTCCCCAGGTGGGCCAGAGGAAGATCGTGCTCACCACCAACATTGCAGAGACTTCCATCACAATAGATGACATTGTTCATGTGGTGGATGCTGGGACtcacaaagaacaaaactaTGACCCACAGACTAAG GTCTCCTGTCTGGACACAGTTTGGATATCACGGTCTAATGTTACTCAAAGAAAAGGGAGAGCAGGACGATGCCAGCCAGGCCATTCTTACCACCTGTTCCCACAAAAACAGCTGGAGTCCATGACTCCCTTCCCAATCCCAGAGATCCTGCGGACCCCACTGGAGAGTTTAGTATTACAGGCCAAAATCCACAGCCCTAACAGCAAG GCTGTAGATTTTTTATCCCAAGTTTTGGACAGTCCAGACCAAGAAGCTGTGAGAGATGCTGTCCAAAATCTGCAAAATATAG GAGTTCTGGACAAGACAGAAAGCCTGACACCTTTAGGAGAGCGTGTTGCCTGTATGTCATGTGACCCTCGGCTGGGCAAAGTGTTGGTTCTGAGTACCATGTTTAGATGTGTTCTGCCTATGTTGTCTGTAGCTGCCTGTCTGACCAGAGACCCCTTTCACAACAGCCTGCAGAACAGAGCACTAGTCAACAAG ACAAAAGAGGCTCTGAGTGGCTCCTCTTGCAGTGACTATTTGATGTTCAGTAGAGCTGTGTTGGGCTGGAGGAGAGTTCAGTGGGATGGcaacagagagagcagagaagaaTATTTGGATACACACACTCTGTCCAGGCCCAGCCTTCGATTTATCAATG GTCTCATCTCTCAGTTTAGTGAGAACCTACGTGAAGCTGAGCTGGTTTCTCGTGCCAGTGAGTGCCAGGATCACACCTCCCTCTACAATGAACAAAGCAATGAGGATGAGCTGCTTAAAGCTGTGATGCTGGCTGGACTTTATCCCAACCTCATTCAA gtgAAGAAAGGTGTTGTGACCAAAGGAGGGCGTTTTCGCCCAAACAATATGTCCTTCCGCACACTCAGTGGACCAGTGCTGCTTCACCGCTCTTCAGTGAACAG AGGAAAACATGAGCTCCCTAGTCGATGGTTGACCTTCTTTAGCGCAGTCAGATCCAATGGAAATGTTTTCATCAGAGACTCATCTGCTGTCCATCCACTCGCTCTGCTTCTGCTCACAGACTGTGATATCATAGAGACAG TGAAAGCAGACAGAGTGGAAGTGTCATTTCCTGGACGCTCTCTTGTGCGCTGTGAGTTGTCGCTTGAGACATGGGAGCTCCTGTGGGAGCTGCGTACTTCCCTTCAGACCATGTTGTACCGAAACCTCAACAACCCCAACAGTGCAGTCATCCACTCTTCTCAAGATGGGAAGCTCATCTCCTTACTTGTGGAGCTGCTCAACAATACAGACTCAAACCCATTTGTTCAGAATCACAACAGCGACAGTGATGTGGATTGA
- the sharpin gene encoding ranBP-type and C3HC4-type zinc finger-containing protein 1 isoform X2, producing MALSSGGWAPPAPAAASSHQAACGGPAPTACCSTVLMSVRVSVCHSGIRPLCLPGAGSEALRLQLSMDPSRAGEFRLALRDTSGSRSVFIAEFDLRSVQYEVKSPRCHEMRLAAPPHDCIRFNFRCDREAEEWATVVMSSLREAHRVANINVCESDGIQHQTTATVEQWNSSSLPLTEELCLDLARAIEAGDTQAASQHASALARQKAVLTIQLSEKNYADGEISLSVVVEDVSSSCCVTVKVFPYMTVAALKQQVFLEYGFHPRVQRWVIGQCLCTEPRSLASYGVQKDGDTAYLYLISARQARMTRQLFQQDLESALLAPPLPLGNGPTSQDWRGYSTLPSRLPHNSQGGGSDRPDDIKDVLDVENLHLNDHTNRASKTQTEWACPSCTFINKPSRPGCEICATARPDTHIQQEKGRREDRGESGLNSS from the exons ATGGCACTCAGCTCGGGCGGATGGGCTCCCCCAGCCCCGGCCGCTGCTTCGTCCCACCAGGCTGCATGCGGCGGGCCTGCGCCAACAGCTTGCTGCAGTACTGTTTTAATGTCGGTCCGGGTTTCGGTGTGCCATTCCGGGATCAGGCCCCTGTGTCTCCCCGGAGCAGGCAGCGAAGCTCTGCGCCTACAGCTCAGCATGGACCCGAGTCGGGCCGGAGAGTTCCGACTGGCGCTGCGAGATACAAGCGGAAGCCGCAGTGTG TTCATTGCAGAGTTTGACCTGCGTTCGGTGCAGTATGAAGTCAAGTCCCCTCGATGCCATGAGATGCGTcttgctgctcctccacatgaTTGTATCCGCTTCAACTTCCGCTGCGACCGTGAAGCAGAGGAGTGGGCCACGGTGGTGATGTCGTCACTAAGAGAGGCACATAGAG TTGCAAATATTAACGTGTGTGAATCAGATGGCATACAGCACCAAACAACAGCAACTGTGGAGCAGTGGAACTCATCCTCGCTGCCCCTCACCG AGGAACTATGTTTGGATCTCGCCAGGGCGATAGAAGCAGGAGACACTCAGGCTGCTTCACAGCACGCATCCGCTCTGGCTCGACAGAAGGCAGTGCTGACAATTCAGCTGTCAGAAAAGAACTATGCAGACGGAGAGATCAG tttgtctgtggtGGTGGAAGATGTGTCATCATCCTGTTGTGTCACAGTGAAAGTTTTTCCCTACATGACTGTGGCTGCACTAAAgcaacag GTGTTTCTTGAGTATGGCTTTCATCCTCGCGTGCAGCGCTGGGTGATTGGTCAGTGTTTGTGCACCGAGCCGAGGTCATTAGCCTCCTACGGGGTACAGAAGGACGGTGACACAGCGTACCTCTACCTGATATCAGCACGACAGGCCCGAATGACCCGCCAGCTGTTCCAGCAGGACCTGGAGAGCGCCCTCCTTGCCCCACCTCTCCCCCTGGGCAATGGACCCACCTCCCAAGACTGGAGGGGTTACAGCACCCTGCCCTCAAGGCTACCCCACAACAGTCAGG GTGGAGGCAGCGATAGACCAGATGACATCAAAGATGTCCTTGACGTTGAGAATCTGCACTTGAATGATCACACCAACAGAGCTAGTAAAACTCAG ACAGAGTGGGCTTGTCCCTCATGCACTTTCATCAACAAGCCGTCTCGTCCAGGCTGTGAAATTTGTGCTACGGCTAgacctgacacacacatccagcag gagaaaggaaggagagaggaccGCGGAGAGTCTGGTTTAAACAGCAGCTGA